One genomic window of Cannabis sativa cultivar Pink pepper isolate KNU-18-1 chromosome 2, ASM2916894v1, whole genome shotgun sequence includes the following:
- the LOC133035146 gene encoding uncharacterized protein LOC133035146, which produces MQIAIVLGKPDEHVTIGPQIITSTTEKIKGIQERLKVVQSRQKSYADLHRREVEFNVGDYVFLKVTPMRGVTRFGVKGKLAPRYIGPFEVIERIGEVAYRLNLPGRLGHVHNVFHVSMLRKYTPDPSHVIEYEAIPLQEDVTYEEQPVKILARELKVLRNREIPVVKVLWRNHREDEATWEIESEMYMKYPHLFNFQLEVVL; this is translated from the coding sequence ATGCAGATCGCCATTGTGTTGGGTAAACCGGATGAGCATGTCACCATTGGACCCCAGATTATCACTAGTACCACTGAAAAGATTAAGGGAATCCAAGAAAGACTTAAGGTTGTTCAGAGTCGTCAAAAAAGCTATGCCGATCTCCATCGACGGGAAGTTGAGTTTAATGTTGGTGATTATGTCTTCTTGAAAGTTACTCCTATGCGTGGCGTAACGAGATTTGGAGTGAAGGGTAAGCTAGCCCCGAGGtatattggaccttttgaggtTATCGAGAGGATTGGGGAGGTCGCTTATCGATTAAACTTACCAGGACGGTTGGGACATGTTCATAATGTGTTCCATGTGTCTATGTTGAGGAAGTATACTCCAGATCCGTCACATGTTATTGAGTATGAGGCAATCCCTCTTCAGGAAGATGTGacttatgaagagcaacctgtcaAAATCTTGGCGAGAGAGCTAAAAGTGTTAAGGAACAGAGAGATTCCAGTAGTCAAGGTCTTATGGAGGAACCACAGGGAAGACGAAGCTACTTGGGAGATAGAGTCCGAGATGTATATGAAGTATCCTCATttgtttaattttcaacttgaaGTTGTACTTtaa
- the LOC133035147 gene encoding uncharacterized protein LOC133035147 yields METDGMTWREFEEVFREQYFSPSHGRALIGVFDGLRQGDMTVNEFYMKFVELSSYAYLGVVDQPLVIEQFMRRLRPAIRGPIAPLTFNNLTECVTAALRTEAHVEGNEKKNTRKGKGNDRKMIKKNQGSGPKDNNLVGVALVVVHLERLVVDHTGVSVVVNNVTRRKIARNDNKDFKHLMGDP; encoded by the coding sequence ATGGAAACTGATGGGATGACTTGGCGAGAATTTGAGGAAGTTTTCAGGGAACAATATTTTAGTCCATCTCACGGGAGGGCTCTTATCGGAGTATTTGATGGTCTAAGACAAGGGGATATGACCGTTAATGAATTTTACATGAAGTTTGTAGAGCTATCCTCTTATGCATATCTTGGTGTTGTTGATCAACCCTTAGTGATTGAACAGTTCATGCGTCGTTTGAGGCCTGCGATACGTGGTCCAATAGCCCCTTTGACCTTTAACAACTTGACTGAGTGTGTGACAGCAGCCTTGCGAACTGAGGCTCATGTAGAAGGGAATGAGAAGAAGAACACAAGGAAAGGAAAAGGAAATGACAGAAAGATGATCAAGAAGAATCAAGGCAGTGGTCCCAAGGACAACAATTTAGTGGGGGTAGCACTAGTAGTGGTTCATCTGGAAAGACTCGTAGTGGACCATACGGGTGTTTCAGTTGTGGTCAACAACGTCACAAGAAGAAAGATTGCCCGCAACGACAACAAAGATTTCAAGCATCTCATGGGGGACCCATAG